The Acidobacteriota bacterium genome window below encodes:
- a CDS encoding flavodoxin family protein, whose protein sequence is MKIVCVLGSPRPQGNTAALARHFCDEAGKLGAECSVYALNKLGYRACQGCYACKSKVEKCILSDDLTRVLDAAAEADVLVLATPVYYGDVTAQMKGFIDRTFSWLKPDFMTNPSPSRLEPGKTLVFILAQGQPDTTMFADVAPRYEQFFKFYGFKESRVVRACGVNQAGDVLADPFHADEVSGVVQSLLAPERP, encoded by the coding sequence ATGAAGATCGTGTGTGTGCTCGGCAGCCCCCGGCCCCAGGGGAACACCGCCGCCCTGGCCCGGCACTTCTGTGACGAGGCGGGCAAGCTCGGGGCGGAGTGCAGCGTCTACGCCCTCAACAAGCTCGGTTACCGGGCCTGCCAGGGCTGCTACGCCTGCAAGTCCAAGGTGGAGAAATGCATCCTGTCGGACGACCTGACCCGGGTGCTGGACGCGGCCGCCGAGGCGGACGTCCTGGTCCTGGCCACGCCGGTGTACTACGGGGATGTCACCGCCCAGATGAAGGGCTTCATCGACCGGACCTTCTCCTGGCTGAAGCCCGATTTCATGACGAACCCGTCACCGAGCCGCCTCGAGCCGGGGAAGACCCTGGTCTTCATCCTCGCCCAGGGGCAGCCCGACACCACGATGTTCGCCGACGTGGCGCCGCGCTACGAGCAGTTCTTCAAGTTCTACGGCTTCAAGGAGAGCCGCGTGGTCCGCGCCTGCGGGGTCAACCAGGCCGGGGACGTCCTGGCCGACCCCTTCCACGCCGACGAGGTCTCCGGGGTCGTGCAAAGCCTGCTGGCGCCGGAACGGCCGTGA